The DNA sequence CGGACGCCCGGGCGCAGGCGTGGTTCGCCGCGCTGGCCGACCAGGACATCCCGGCGGAGTCCCGCCCCGCCCACCACATCATGTTGCTGCACCTGGCACCGCTGGCTGCCGACCGGACGGCCCGGCAGCGGGCGGACCGCGAGATCCGGCAGGCTGAGGAGGCCCGGCAGCGGACGCTCAGCCGGCGACAGACGCTGGACGTCCGCAGTGGTCCGCTCGCGGTGGTCTGCGGTGCGCTCGCCTGCTGGCTGGCGCGCCCTGAACCGGTGCCGCTCGGCCCGGTGACCGCGCCATGGTGGCTGCTCGCTGGCGTCGCGATCGCGGCGACGTTCTACCTCGGCTACCGGGCCCGGCGTGGTGGGCGCAGGAAGACCTCCTTCGTGGCCTTCGGCTGCGGGGTGATCGCGGTGCTGCTGCTCTACAACGGCCTGGGCGGGCAGCTGCCGCTGCCCGGGTGAGCCGCCGGCGGCCCTGACGGCCGCTGGACCGTCCGGCCCGTCAGTAGCTGGTCCGTCAGTAGCCGGTCCGTCAGTAGTCGGTGGAACGGCGCGTTGACCGCGGGAGGGGTGATGACCGCGATGGCAGAGCGACCGTACGGTGCCGGTGAATTGGACGCCGCACTGGCCGAGCTGCAGCGGCTCCCGCCGGGCGACCCACGTTGGCCGACTGTCCGGTCCCTCGTCCGGCAACGCCAGCTGGCCGAACAGATCCGGGCGGTTGCCGACCGGTATTCGGCGGCCAAGGGGCGGTATCCGGGGGATCTGCTCCGGGAGCTGGACGCGCTCGCCGCACCGGCAGCCGAGTTTCCTGGCGTTCTGATGCTCTATCACACGGTGCGGGCGGTACTGGCCACGGCCCGCACCGTGCAGGACGGCGACTCCTCAGCCGCGACCGGAGCGGCGGACGTGAACGCGGCGTTGATCGCCGCCGACCGGTTCGCCCAGCAGCTGCGGGCGACGGCGGAACGGTACGGGCGGGGCCTGAACGAGGTCGACGCCCGCCTGGCACGCGATCTGCCGGGGATCGAACGGCAGCTGCGCGCGCAGCAGATCATGCTGGGCCTGGCGGCGAGCAGTGGGCCGGGCCGGGATGACGAGTTCCTACGATTGCTGGAACAACTGCACGACCTGCTCGACCAGCCGGGCGTCCGCGCCGAGCAGCGGGCCATGGCGTCGGACGCAAAGCTGGCCGCCGCCCTGCTGGCCGGCATGACCGGTGACCAGTGGCAGTGGGACGCGGCCACCGGGCTCACCGACGAGCAGCTGGCACCGTTACGGGCCCGGGCCCGGACCTCGCACGAGCGCGATCCGCTGCAACCGGACCGTCTGCTCTACGGTCTCGCCCTGCTGATGACCAGCGCGACGGATCCTGGCCGGCTCGACGAGGCGGTCGGTGAGTTCCACGCCGCGGCGGCTGCCACGTCGGCTCGATCTCCGTTCCACGCGGCGATCTTCGCCGCTTTCGCCGGAGTCGGCCTGTTCCGACGGGCCGAGCTGGCCGGCAATCAGGAGGCCTGGGACGCGGCCCGCGAGACGCTGGACGCCGCCCGGCGGCTGGCCGGCGGACCGCAGCATCCGCTGTGGCCGGTCATCGGCGAGCTGCTCGGCGTGACCGAACGACATCGGGGGCAGTGGACGGACGCCCAGCAGACCGAGCTGGCCGGGTTGGACCGGTACGCCTGGCAGGTGCTCCTGCAGCCCGACGTCACCGCCGCGGCCGAACTCGCCCGGTACGCGGCGGGAAAAGCGATCGAGCTGGCCCATCGCAACGTTTCTCAGAACGCCGTCGCCGAGGCGGTCCGGGCCCTCGAATCGGGGCGTGGACTGATCCTGCACTCCGCCACCGAGCTGCGCTCGGCCAGCGACCGGTTGACCAGCGCGGGCCGTGCCGATCTGGCCCGACGCTGGCTGGCCGCCACCGACGCGGCAGGGCTGGACGGCGCGCCGGCGGAGCTACGTCGGGAGGTGCTGACGGCGCTCACCGACAGCCCGGGAGACCGGGCAAGCGACGCGCTGCTGCACCCGCCCGGGCTGGCCGAGATCCGCTCGGCCCTGGCCGCCCTGGAGCTGGACGCACTGGTCTACCTGGTGCCGGCGCCTGCTCCCGCGTTCGGTGCGGCGGTCATCGTGCCCGTGGACGGGCCACCACTGGCGGTCCTGCTACCCAATCTGGTGACGCAGCGGCCGCCGGACGTCGAGCGCTACCTGCGCGCGGTGACCGACCGGGACGTCGTTCTCGCCGAGCCGCACCGGGAGTTTCAGGTGCAGGAGGCGGACGCCCGGCTCGGCGACAGCCTGGCCGGGCTCTGCGACTGGGCGTGGTACGCGGTGATCGGCCCGGTGCTGGCGAACTGCCCGCCGGGGCGGGCGGCGGCGTCCGTGTCGCCGGCCCGGACGCCGCGGCTGGCACTGATCCCGGTCGGGGAGCTGACCCGCGTCCCGTGGCAGGCGGCCCGCCGCCCGGACGGGGTGTACGCCCTCGAACTGGCCGAGTTCTCCCAGGCGGTCTCCGCCCGGATGCTGTGCGAGGTCGCGGCGCGTCCACCGGTACCAGCGCGCCCGGTCGGCTTGATCGTCGGAGACCCGGACACCGC is a window from the Solwaraspora sp. WMMD792 genome containing:
- a CDS encoding CHAT domain-containing protein — protein: MTAMAERPYGAGELDAALAELQRLPPGDPRWPTVRSLVRQRQLAEQIRAVADRYSAAKGRYPGDLLRELDALAAPAAEFPGVLMLYHTVRAVLATARTVQDGDSSAATGAADVNAALIAADRFAQQLRATAERYGRGLNEVDARLARDLPGIERQLRAQQIMLGLAASSGPGRDDEFLRLLEQLHDLLDQPGVRAEQRAMASDAKLAAALLAGMTGDQWQWDAATGLTDEQLAPLRARARTSHERDPLQPDRLLYGLALLMTSATDPGRLDEAVGEFHAAAAATSARSPFHAAIFAAFAGVGLFRRAELAGNQEAWDAARETLDAARRLAGGPQHPLWPVIGELLGVTERHRGQWTDAQQTELAGLDRYAWQVLLQPDVTAAAELARYAAGKAIELAHRNVSQNAVAEAVRALESGRGLILHSATELRSASDRLTSAGRADLARRWLAATDAAGLDGAPAELRREVLTALTDSPGDRASDALLHPPGLAEIRSALAALELDALVYLVPAPAPAFGAAVIVPVDGPPLAVLLPNLVTQRPPDVERYLRAVTDRDVVLAEPHREFQVQEADARLGDSLAGLCDWAWYAVIGPVLANCPPGRAAASVSPARTPRLALIPVGELTRVPWQAARRPDGVYALELAEFSQAVSARMLCEVAARPPVPARPVGLIVGDPDTADRAADLPYARAEAYAVQQSFYRGGRYVGRRPDGSVSRSGQGRKAEVRDWLLSTAPADGVMLHLACHGVIQVEPGAASSYLLLADGERLSAEEIIASLALRPDRQIGLVVLAACRTGVSGRGYDEAYSLGTTFLAVGARAVLSTQWSIPDGATSVLMFMFHHFLMVERRTVRDALRQAQLWMLDPDRRPPAAMPAVLRRQLRVSDPAAVVAWAGFTHWGH